In one window of Thermoplasmata archaeon DNA:
- the glmU gene encoding bifunctional sugar-1-phosphate nucleotidylyltransferase/acetyltransferase: protein MKAVVLAAGEGARMGPFTASLPKVMIPVGNRPLIEYVVQALVENGVHDLFFVVGYRRERIQAYFQDGKAFGAHVTYVTQTKQLGTAHAIWEARGHLDEPFLVLNGSNMVDGRFVSDLLEIAGKPAVLITESERPQSYGVITIQGSNLLAITEKPTEVISNLISTGAYALDARIFDEIQALVKEGQHDLPGAVSSLAKRTAVAAVKTGGTWVDALYPWDLLRLNAVALKDGHEVRAGTIEPAVTIRGRVSIGDGCVIRSGAYLQGPLSIGPGCEIGPNAVLLPSTSLGKNVRIGALTTVANSILMDDVILGPSSVVQDAVLGSGVVARAGLLAASGPGDVNIEGAWHAVPQIGALIGEDVEIGNGVSVAPGTVVNERARVESGAKLRGTIPSGAVVL, encoded by the coding sequence ATGAAAGCGGTCGTCCTCGCCGCAGGAGAAGGCGCCCGGATGGGGCCCTTCACCGCGTCGTTGCCCAAGGTGATGATCCCCGTCGGGAACCGCCCGCTCATCGAGTACGTCGTCCAGGCACTCGTGGAAAACGGAGTCCACGACCTCTTCTTCGTCGTCGGGTACCGGCGCGAACGGATCCAGGCGTACTTCCAGGACGGCAAGGCGTTCGGCGCGCACGTCACCTACGTCACGCAGACGAAACAGCTCGGAACGGCCCACGCGATCTGGGAGGCGCGCGGCCATCTGGACGAGCCGTTCCTCGTGCTGAACGGCAGCAACATGGTCGACGGCCGGTTCGTATCGGACCTGCTCGAGATCGCCGGGAAGCCCGCGGTGCTGATCACGGAAAGCGAGCGGCCCCAGAGCTACGGCGTCATCACGATCCAGGGAAGCAACCTGCTCGCGATCACAGAGAAGCCGACCGAAGTCATCTCGAACCTGATCAGCACGGGGGCGTACGCCCTCGACGCGCGGATCTTCGACGAGATTCAGGCGCTCGTGAAGGAGGGCCAGCACGACCTGCCGGGGGCGGTGTCCTCGCTTGCGAAGCGGACGGCGGTCGCGGCCGTCAAGACGGGCGGGACATGGGTCGATGCGCTGTACCCGTGGGACCTCCTTCGGCTGAATGCGGTCGCGCTCAAGGACGGGCACGAGGTCCGGGCGGGCACGATCGAGCCCGCGGTCACGATCCGCGGCCGCGTCTCGATCGGAGACGGGTGCGTGATCCGGTCGGGGGCGTACCTCCAAGGTCCGCTGTCGATCGGGCCCGGATGCGAGATCGGTCCGAACGCCGTCCTGCTGCCTTCGACGAGCCTCGGGAAGAACGTCCGCATCGGCGCGCTGACGACCGTCGCGAACTCGATCCTCATGGACGACGTCATCCTGGGTCCGTCGAGCGTCGTGCAAGACGCAGTCCTCGGCTCCGGCGTCGTCGCGCGGGCGGGTCTCCTCGCCGCGTCCGGGCCCGGGGACGTGAACATCGAGGGCGCGTGGCACGCGGTCCCGCAGATCGGCGCCTTGATCGGCGAGGACGTCGAAATCGGGAACGGGGTGAGCGTCGCGCCGGGGACCGTCGTGAATGAGAGGGCGCGGGTCGAGTCGGGCGCGAAGCTCCGCGGGACGATCCCCTCGGGCGCGGTGGTCCTGTAG
- a CDS encoding helix-turn-helix domain-containing protein: protein MVRRWLVEDTPQGAVGREAEILEKPERVAPLSSPLAWRILQELARAPDYPNALAARLNVHEQKVYYHVRRLERAGLLEVIREESKRGASARVLAPTADAFAVVLKGRGTPVASPLLPHAGIVARFLEEFSSEGTFNGSIVVGSPYTHGPFGTTSRDSPYAVELGFFLGRLFAAPKRPLLRLDTEMKAAGPGRDHLILVGGPVANIITMDLNPHLAVNFDWKQVWRMESSRTKRHYVDEQVGLIAKVRNPWNPARVVVLLGGLHAVGTMAAILGMTQSADDVLDGYTPGEDFYRVVAGQDRDADGRIDAVSILE from the coding sequence ATGGTCCGGCGTTGGCTCGTCGAGGACACCCCGCAAGGGGCCGTCGGACGGGAAGCCGAGATCCTCGAGAAGCCCGAGCGGGTCGCGCCCCTCTCCTCGCCGCTCGCATGGCGGATCCTCCAGGAACTCGCCCGGGCCCCGGACTACCCGAACGCCCTGGCGGCCCGCCTGAACGTCCACGAGCAGAAGGTCTACTATCACGTGCGGCGGCTCGAACGCGCGGGCCTCCTCGAAGTCATCCGGGAAGAATCGAAGCGGGGCGCGTCGGCCCGCGTCCTCGCCCCGACGGCGGACGCGTTCGCCGTCGTCCTGAAGGGACGCGGCACGCCAGTCGCCTCCCCCCTCCTGCCGCACGCGGGCATCGTCGCGCGCTTCCTCGAGGAGTTCTCGAGCGAAGGGACGTTCAACGGCTCGATCGTCGTCGGCTCGCCGTACACGCACGGACCGTTCGGCACGACGTCCCGCGATTCCCCGTACGCCGTCGAACTCGGCTTCTTCCTCGGGCGGCTCTTCGCGGCGCCGAAGCGTCCCCTCCTCCGGCTCGACACGGAGATGAAGGCGGCGGGCCCGGGGCGGGACCATCTGATCCTGGTCGGCGGTCCGGTCGCGAACATCATCACGATGGACCTGAATCCACATCTCGCCGTGAATTTCGACTGGAAACAGGTGTGGCGGATGGAATCGTCGCGCACGAAGCGGCACTACGTGGACGAGCAGGTCGGGCTGATCGCGAAAGTCCGCAACCCATGGAATCCGGCGCGGGTCGTCGTCCTGCTCGGCGGCCTCCACGCGGTCGGCACGATGGCGGCAATCCTCGGCATGACCCAATCCGCCGACGACGTCCTCGACGGATACACGCCGGGGGAGGACTTCTACCGGGTCGTCGCGGGCCAGGACCGGGACGCGGACGGACGGATCGACGCCGTCTCGATCCTCGAGTGA
- a CDS encoding PQQ-binding-like beta-propeller repeat protein has translation MRLTTRIAVGFASALLVVAILYDAPASGGSASIRILFDFGDGSYLWASETIPDPSAVNATWLAVQRAASANGVSIESTWYDCCGVGIADIGDRHSPARFIGLYEWNTSARTWDFTSSGISGLIVQDGASIALYNAGYDSVTFAGRTPVPTPDHPTPAVEFRSDLGNSGASPSTAPSAVRLAWDRDTGVREIEATPAVAYGHVFVNTRDGILALDEFSGRTIWNRSAARGFSSPAVFDDSVIVGTSDGTVVRLNASDGGVQWETRLLTESSFSGITSSPKVAFDRVLIGTFNESGGPGEVVSLWASNGTVAWRHPTGSVHYSSAAYLDGVAYVGIMGTYNTTSQVTFDPPYGILALDASTGAEKWFFETGGSVAASPAIAGSRLIAPSKDGNVYAIDRATGVLAWKAAVDAGVSSPAVAGDSVVVGGGSFGTTGRVVALDVATGDPRWSYTPNGPVQASISYADGNVFFATNAAHGSIYALNATTGALAWSFEPSPSEYILGSPVVADGTVFAPSDNGHVYALGPAIRLAEPILIPVLVGLGVVGAAIGVAAVVVFVVFVRKRSRGGRVA, from the coding sequence GTGCGGTTGACGACGCGGATCGCGGTGGGCTTCGCATCGGCCCTGCTCGTCGTCGCGATCCTGTACGACGCCCCGGCGTCGGGAGGGTCCGCATCGATCCGGATTCTCTTCGACTTCGGGGACGGCAGCTATCTCTGGGCGAGCGAGACGATCCCCGATCCTTCCGCGGTCAACGCAACGTGGCTCGCGGTCCAGCGAGCGGCGTCGGCGAATGGCGTCTCGATCGAGTCCACGTGGTACGATTGCTGCGGCGTAGGGATTGCGGACATCGGTGACCGCCATTCTCCCGCCCGGTTCATCGGCCTCTACGAATGGAACACGTCCGCCCGTACGTGGGATTTCACATCCTCGGGGATCTCCGGGCTCATCGTACAGGACGGGGCGAGCATCGCTCTCTACAACGCGGGATACGATTCGGTGACTTTCGCCGGCCGCACGCCGGTGCCGACGCCGGACCATCCGACCCCCGCCGTCGAGTTCCGATCGGACCTCGGGAACAGCGGGGCCTCCCCTTCGACCGCCCCGAGCGCCGTCCGACTCGCGTGGGACCGCGACACGGGCGTGCGGGAGATCGAGGCGACTCCGGCCGTGGCGTACGGACATGTGTTCGTTAACACGCGCGACGGGATCCTCGCGCTGGATGAGTTCAGCGGACGCACAATTTGGAATCGATCGGCGGCCCGAGGGTTCTCGTCTCCCGCGGTCTTCGACGATTCCGTGATCGTCGGCACATCGGACGGGACCGTCGTGCGGCTCAACGCGTCGGATGGCGGCGTGCAGTGGGAGACCCGCCTTCTCACGGAGAGCTCGTTCAGCGGCATCACGTCCTCTCCGAAGGTCGCGTTCGACCGAGTGCTGATCGGTACGTTCAACGAGTCGGGAGGACCCGGCGAGGTCGTGAGCCTCTGGGCGAGCAACGGGACCGTCGCGTGGCGGCACCCGACGGGATCCGTGCACTATTCCTCGGCCGCGTACTTGGACGGCGTCGCGTACGTCGGAATCATGGGCACGTACAACACGACGAGCCAGGTGACGTTCGACCCGCCGTACGGCATCCTCGCGCTCGACGCCTCGACCGGGGCGGAGAAGTGGTTCTTCGAGACCGGGGGCTCCGTCGCCGCGTCTCCAGCCATCGCCGGTTCGCGGCTCATCGCGCCATCCAAGGACGGCAACGTCTATGCGATCGACCGGGCGACGGGCGTCCTCGCCTGGAAAGCCGCCGTGGATGCGGGGGTGTCCTCCCCGGCGGTCGCTGGGGACTCCGTCGTCGTGGGGGGCGGCTCCTTCGGAACGACGGGGCGTGTGGTTGCGCTGGACGTGGCCACGGGAGACCCGCGCTGGTCGTACACGCCGAACGGTCCCGTGCAGGCGTCGATTTCGTACGCCGACGGCAACGTGTTCTTCGCGACGAACGCCGCCCATGGGTCGATCTACGCATTGAACGCGACGACCGGCGCTCTGGCGTGGTCGTTCGAGCCATCGCCGTCGGAATACATCCTCGGATCTCCCGTCGTCGCCGACGGGACGGTCTTCGCGCCGAGCGACAACGGCCACGTGTACGCCCTCGGTCCGGCGATTCGCCTCGCCGAGCCGATTCTCATCCCGGTCCTCGTCGGCCTCGGCGTCGTCGGGGCCGCCATCGGGGTTGCCGCGGTCGTCGTGTTCGTCGTGTTCGTGCGGAAGAGGTCCCGCGGGGGGCGCGTCGCGTGA
- a CDS encoding DUF4430 domain-containing protein, with the protein MNERRQAILLVVLLIPAIAGLYAATQLIQPAPVQPSVVRAVRLEAVGVDWTIVYDAILTTNNTAFSLLMEASHALGFPVAYVPYGVPRGMFVTAINGSVNGEGNRYWQYWVGGAYGDVAADLKPLRDGDTVLWKFVLSVEGG; encoded by the coding sequence GTGAACGAACGGCGTCAGGCGATTCTCCTCGTGGTGCTGCTCATCCCCGCCATCGCCGGTCTCTACGCAGCGACGCAGCTGATCCAGCCCGCACCCGTGCAACCCTCCGTCGTGCGTGCAGTCCGTCTCGAGGCGGTGGGCGTCGACTGGACGATCGTATACGATGCGATCCTCACGACGAACAATACCGCGTTCTCCCTGCTGATGGAGGCCAGCCACGCGCTCGGCTTCCCGGTCGCGTACGTCCCCTATGGTGTCCCGAGAGGGATGTTCGTCACCGCAATCAACGGGTCTGTCAACGGGGAAGGCAATCGCTATTGGCAGTACTGGGTGGGCGGCGCGTATGGGGACGTCGCGGCGGACCTGAAGCCGTTGCGTGACGGCGACACCGTCCTATGGAAGTTCGTCTTGTCGGTGGAGGGCGGCTGA
- a CDS encoding DUF6580 family putative transport protein, translating to MGRAWRAVLEAGFGDARTRLLGSFLIVVAVAGTYIMHTFANIETVFVASLLAGSLLGRWWTVLVPVTALVVLQTLEWSTGYSGYALEAMAAISFFVISGFVFVAFVGRRIRPRVLFRVRSVALLTTISVPLTIAYDLWTAFGEWYFLTRPFGVGLATVLYFQVPFTLYHLLSSLIFVPLFGSMFLFLRAYGWPAKTEDKVPSPGGRE from the coding sequence ATGGGACGTGCCTGGCGCGCCGTGCTGGAGGCCGGTTTCGGCGATGCGCGGACCCGGCTCCTCGGGAGCTTCTTGATCGTCGTCGCGGTCGCCGGGACGTACATCATGCACACGTTCGCGAACATCGAGACGGTGTTCGTCGCGAGCCTTCTCGCGGGGTCCCTCCTGGGCCGTTGGTGGACGGTGCTCGTGCCGGTGACCGCGCTGGTCGTCCTGCAGACCCTCGAATGGTCGACCGGATACTCCGGCTATGCCCTCGAGGCGATGGCCGCCATTTCGTTCTTCGTCATTTCGGGATTCGTGTTCGTCGCATTCGTCGGACGCCGGATCCGGCCGAGGGTCCTGTTCCGAGTCAGGTCGGTCGCACTTCTGACCACGATCAGCGTGCCTCTCACGATCGCCTACGATTTGTGGACCGCGTTCGGCGAGTGGTATTTCCTCACGCGGCCGTTCGGAGTGGGCTTGGCGACGGTCCTGTATTTCCAAGTACCTTTCACCCTGTACCACCTCCTGAGCTCCCTGATTTTCGTGCCGTTGTTCGGGAGCATGTTCCTCTTCCTCCGCGCCTACGGATGGCCCGCAAAGACCGAAGATAAGGTGCCGTCGCCAGGAGGGCGCGAGTAA
- a CDS encoding nitroreductase family protein, giving the protein MEALEAIKSVKSVSKYKPDPVPEQKVQAIMNAARFAHSAENLQPWKFIVVSDEDAKRKLAGACTNSKHMADAPLVVVACARLDEAVAMIGGYMNSYPVDVGMALANVTVAATSEGLGTSWIFAFNEEKVKALLSIPADVHVVGFTPLGVPEAFEPPAGRKHLSEILAYNAYD; this is encoded by the coding sequence ATGGAGGCCCTTGAGGCCATCAAGTCGGTGAAGAGCGTGAGCAAGTACAAGCCCGATCCGGTCCCCGAGCAGAAAGTCCAGGCGATCATGAACGCGGCCCGATTCGCCCATTCGGCGGAGAACCTGCAGCCGTGGAAGTTCATCGTCGTCTCGGACGAGGACGCGAAGCGGAAACTCGCGGGCGCCTGCACGAACTCGAAGCACATGGCCGACGCGCCCTTGGTGGTCGTCGCGTGTGCCCGGCTCGACGAGGCGGTCGCGATGATCGGCGGATACATGAACTCGTATCCGGTCGATGTGGGCATGGCCCTTGCGAACGTCACCGTGGCGGCCACGAGTGAGGGGCTAGGGACCTCCTGGATCTTCGCCTTCAACGAGGAGAAGGTGAAGGCCCTCCTGAGCATCCCGGCGGACGTCCACGTGGTGGGGTTCACACCGTTGGGCGTCCCGGAGGCGTTCGAACCTCCGGCGGGCAGGAAACACCTCTCGGAGATCCTCGCGTACAACGCGTACGACTGA
- a CDS encoding fibronectin type III domain-containing protein — MKFRWASVLTVGTLLLVLVLAGVRGAATVTETRLVPNDGAIGDLFGGLGVSMSGDTAVIGAPGKDSGTGAAYVFVRSGTTWSQQAKLTASDGAPYDAFGTFSSISENTTLVGAPYGGNGTGAAYVFVRSGTTWSQQAKLTASDAAPFVSFGIYVALDGDTALIGAVYKNNQTEAAYVFVRNGTTWSQQARLTAGDGASGDGFGGSINGDAAVIGAPGKRRGTGAAYVYVRNGTNWSQEAKLTASDGLPGDLFGNRVSLGRDTALVTAPGKDNATGAAYVYVRNGTNWSQEAKLGANDTAAGDAFGLGLSLDGEIAVIGAPGDDDRGTDSGSAYLFVRNGTTWSQKAKLTASDGATGDGFADVGVSVSGDTALIGAPFKDRHTGAAYIYELALHATAPSAPQNLEGTAGDAQVTLTWQAPSSDGGTPITNYRIYRGTESGGEGFVADAGTELTYTDTGLTNGVTYYYEVGAVNAVGESPPSSEVSATPATIPSAPQNLEATSSDRRVDLAWLAPASNGGLPITNYLIYRGTSPGSETQIATLGDVRSYTDVGVTNGLTYYYQVSAVNAVGESPPSSEVSATPVTIPSAPQNLGANPGDVRVVLAWQAPSSDGGSPITNYSVYRGTSSGGETQFKILDEVLSYTDTAVTNGATYYYQVSASTAIAEGPKSDEVAATPAATPSAPAVFPPTAGDAQVALSWLAPSSDGGSPITGYNLYRGTIAAAESLVADLGNVLSYTDAGLTNGVTYYYQVSAVNGAGEGQRSSEVSTMPAPPPDTTKPTVVIVSPTSGATVTSATLTVNGTASDNVAVQKVDLSMDGTNWVTATGTTSWSATVTLQEGSNTIYVRVTDTSGNTQTKTITVILQTPVSVAGLPPVVLIGVAVAIVIGVVAAAEVALTLSRRRAGRKGRP, encoded by the coding sequence ATGAAATTTCGGTGGGCATCAGTCCTGACGGTTGGGACGCTCCTTCTCGTTCTCGTCCTTGCCGGCGTTCGTGGAGCGGCCACGGTCACGGAAACGAGACTCGTGCCGAACGATGGCGCCATCGGCGACCTCTTCGGCGGTCTCGGCGTGTCCATGAGCGGGGACACCGCGGTGATCGGGGCGCCGGGCAAAGACAGCGGCACGGGAGCCGCCTACGTCTTCGTCCGAAGCGGGACGACCTGGTCGCAACAGGCGAAGCTCACGGCGAGCGACGGCGCCCCGTATGACGCATTCGGAACGTTCTCCTCTATAAGCGAGAATACAACACTCGTCGGGGCCCCCTACGGTGGCAACGGCACGGGAGCCGCCTACGTCTTCGTCCGGAGCGGGACGACCTGGTCGCAACAGGCGAAGCTCACGGCGAGCGATGCCGCGCCCTTCGTGTCCTTTGGCATCTACGTGGCGCTCGACGGGGACACCGCTTTGATCGGTGCGGTCTACAAGAACAATCAGACGGAAGCCGCCTACGTCTTCGTGCGGAACGGGACGACCTGGTCTCAGCAGGCGAGGCTTACGGCAGGCGATGGGGCGTCTGGGGACGGTTTCGGCGGCTCCATCAACGGCGACGCCGCGGTAATCGGGGCCCCCGGCAAAAGAAGGGGCACCGGAGCCGCCTACGTCTACGTCCGGAATGGGACGAACTGGTCGCAGGAGGCGAAGCTTACGGCGAGCGATGGGTTGCCGGGGGACTTGTTCGGGAATCGCGTTTCCCTCGGGAGGGACACAGCCCTCGTCACGGCCCCTGGCAAAGACAACGCTACGGGAGCCGCCTACGTCTACGTCCGGAATGGGACGAACTGGTCGCAGGAGGCGAAGCTTGGCGCGAATGATACCGCCGCCGGTGATGCGTTCGGCCTAGGGCTCTCTCTCGACGGAGAGATCGCCGTCATCGGGGCGCCGGGCGACGACGATCGCGGGACCGATTCTGGTTCCGCGTACCTGTTCGTCCGGAACGGTACGACTTGGTCCCAGAAAGCGAAGCTGACCGCGAGCGACGGTGCAACCGGTGATGGTTTCGCAGACGTGGGTGTGTCCGTCAGCGGTGACACGGCCCTCATCGGCGCCCCCTTCAAGGACCGCCACACGGGGGCCGCCTACATCTACGAACTTGCCTTACACGCCACCGCTCCGTCCGCGCCTCAGAACCTGGAGGGGACCGCGGGCGACGCCCAGGTCACCCTGACGTGGCAGGCACCGTCCTCCGACGGCGGTACGCCAATCACGAACTACCGGATCTACCGTGGGACCGAGTCGGGCGGCGAAGGCTTCGTCGCCGATGCAGGCACCGAGCTGACGTACACCGACACGGGCCTCACGAACGGGGTGACGTACTACTACGAAGTGGGTGCGGTGAACGCCGTGGGAGAGAGCCCGCCGTCGAGCGAGGTCTCGGCCACGCCGGCCACGATCCCGTCCGCGCCGCAGAATTTGGAAGCGACTTCCAGCGACCGCCGGGTCGACCTCGCATGGCTCGCGCCGGCCTCCAACGGAGGCCTCCCGATTACCAACTACCTCATCTACCGGGGGACGTCGCCCGGCAGCGAGACGCAGATCGCGACGCTCGGGGATGTCCGCTCCTACACGGACGTGGGAGTGACGAATGGCCTCACATATTACTATCAGGTGAGTGCGGTGAACGCCGTGGGAGAAAGCCCCCCGTCGAGCGAGGTCTCGGCCACTCCGGTCACAATCCCATCCGCGCCGCAGAACTTGGGGGCGAATCCCGGCGACGTCCGGGTTGTGCTCGCATGGCAGGCACCGTCCTCCGACGGCGGCTCGCCGATCACGAACTACTCTGTGTACCGAGGGACATCGTCAGGCGGGGAGACGCAGTTCAAGATCCTCGACGAGGTCCTTTCCTACACGGACACCGCAGTCACGAATGGCGCGACGTACTACTACCAGGTGAGCGCCTCGACCGCGATTGCAGAGGGGCCGAAGTCGGACGAAGTCGCCGCCACGCCGGCGGCGACGCCCTCGGCCCCCGCGGTCTTCCCGCCGACGGCGGGCGATGCGCAAGTCGCGCTCTCGTGGCTGGCTCCGTCCTCCGACGGCGGATCGCCGATTACCGGCTACAACCTCTACCGCGGCACCATCGCCGCCGCGGAGTCGCTTGTCGCGGACCTCGGCAACGTCCTCTCCTACACCGACGCCGGCCTCACGAACGGCGTCACGTATTATTATCAGGTGAGCGCGGTGAACGGGGCCGGGGAAGGCCAGCGGAGCTCAGAAGTTTCCACGATGCCGGCGCCGCCCCCGGATACCACAAAGCCCACGGTCGTGATCGTTTCGCCGACATCCGGAGCGACGGTGACGTCCGCCACCCTGACCGTCAACGGAACGGCTTCGGACAACGTCGCCGTCCAGAAGGTAGATCTCAGCATGGACGGAACGAACTGGGTCACCGCGACGGGCACGACCTCATGGTCCGCGACGGTGACGCTCCAAGAAGGCTCGAACACGATCTACGTTCGGGTGACGGACACCTCGGGCAACACGCAGACCAAGACGATTACCGTGATTTTGCAGACCCCGGTCTCGGTCGCCGGCCTGCCGCCGGTCGTCCTCATCGGCGTGGCCGTCGCGATCGTGATCGGTGTGGTCGCGGCGGCCGAGGTTGCGCTCACACTCTCGAGGCGGAGAGCGGGCCGGAAGGGACGACCGTAG
- a CDS encoding response regulator — MRGSEPQGRRPSVLVVDDDEGIRENLAELLSMDDYRTFTAASAEEALERIEADEVDLLLTDFQMPGASGVELIEAARRTRPALPAILITAFPYVYEQIDPTRRRGVTLLLKPFAAEEVLRIVARVLRP, encoded by the coding sequence GTGAGGGGGTCCGAGCCACAAGGCCGAAGGCCGTCCGTCCTCGTCGTCGACGACGACGAAGGCATCCGCGAGAACCTGGCGGAGCTGCTTTCGATGGACGACTACCGAACCTTCACGGCGGCGAGCGCGGAGGAGGCGTTGGAGCGCATCGAGGCCGACGAGGTCGACCTGCTCCTGACGGACTTCCAGATGCCCGGTGCCAGCGGCGTGGAGCTAATCGAAGCCGCCCGACGAACGCGACCGGCGCTCCCCGCAATCTTGATCACGGCCTTTCCGTACGTCTACGAGCAAATCGACCCCACACGGCGTCGCGGGGTGACGCTCCTGTTGAAGCCGTTCGCGGCCGAGGAAGTCCTCCGGATCGTCGCCCGGGTCCTCCGGCCGTGA
- a CDS encoding PAS domain S-box protein, translating to MSALAVIIAVAIAIAQVRGFSPAPLGLGLLFLAPIAGAVVAIALYARSLSRATLGRAEAVEAARASESGFRTVAATMADGIVTIDEKSRIQFVNESAARIFGYSQDELLGQELTMLMPERFRPLHLRSFRRYNETGEKHVPWQSIEFFGLHKNGREIPIEVSLGEYRTADRRLFTGVLRDVTERRGEQEAMGRLAAIVESSQDAIIGKTLEGRITSWNRGAERIYGYTADEALGQPIALLAADEARDELRRIMEKIQRGEAIPRFETTRIRKDGRRISVALTISPIRDSAGRLVGAATIARDVTEEAALRRRLLESERWGSMGRIASFVAHEINTPLTNISLLTASIKRRTDDPEIQTRLGKITAQGKIAASITAELLKFGKPGTLNVADVDLAEIVRASVEQAEVYCKADVATRVELGDRPIPCRADPIRMQEVLVNLLKNAYEATSKGAVRVRTEEQRDFLAVVVSDTGTGMPPDVQKRIFEPFFTTKKKGEGTGLGLALSKNFVVAHGGDIVVTSEEGRGSAFTVLLPRNLEAVSSAEAPRPEDAEGREPPPREPARVDVSPDPP from the coding sequence TTGTCCGCCCTCGCCGTGATCATCGCGGTCGCAATCGCCATCGCGCAGGTTCGAGGCTTCTCGCCCGCGCCGCTCGGGCTCGGCTTGCTGTTTCTCGCTCCGATCGCCGGCGCGGTCGTCGCGATCGCCTTATACGCCCGGAGCCTGAGCCGAGCGACGCTCGGGCGAGCGGAGGCCGTCGAGGCCGCCCGCGCGAGCGAGAGCGGCTTCCGGACGGTCGCGGCAACGATGGCGGACGGCATCGTGACGATCGACGAGAAAAGTCGAATCCAGTTCGTGAACGAGTCGGCCGCGAGGATTTTCGGCTATTCCCAGGACGAGCTCCTTGGCCAGGAGCTCACGATGCTCATGCCCGAACGGTTCCGGCCCCTCCATCTCCGGTCGTTCCGTCGGTACAACGAGACGGGCGAGAAGCATGTCCCGTGGCAGAGCATCGAGTTCTTCGGCCTCCACAAGAACGGACGAGAGATCCCGATCGAAGTGTCGTTGGGGGAATACAGGACGGCCGACCGGCGCTTGTTCACCGGCGTCTTGCGCGACGTCACGGAAAGGAGGGGAGAACAGGAAGCGATGGGGCGGCTCGCAGCCATCGTCGAGAGTTCGCAAGACGCGATCATCGGGAAGACGCTCGAGGGACGAATCACAAGCTGGAACCGTGGGGCCGAGCGCATCTACGGCTACACGGCCGACGAGGCACTCGGCCAGCCAATTGCGCTCCTCGCGGCGGACGAAGCTCGGGACGAACTCCGGCGAATCATGGAGAAAATCCAGAGGGGAGAGGCGATTCCTCGTTTCGAAACGACCCGGATCCGAAAGGACGGGCGGAGGATCTCGGTCGCCCTCACCATCTCTCCAATCCGAGATTCGGCCGGCCGACTCGTCGGAGCCGCGACGATCGCGAGGGATGTGACGGAGGAGGCCGCACTGCGACGGCGACTCCTCGAGAGCGAGCGCTGGGGTTCGATGGGACGAATCGCCTCGTTCGTCGCCCACGAAATCAACACGCCGCTCACGAACATTTCGCTCCTCACGGCGAGCATCAAGCGCCGGACGGACGACCCCGAGATTCAGACACGCCTTGGAAAGATCACGGCGCAAGGGAAAATTGCCGCAAGCATCACCGCGGAACTCCTAAAATTCGGGAAGCCGGGCACGCTGAACGTCGCGGACGTCGACTTGGCCGAGATTGTCCGCGCGTCCGTGGAGCAAGCCGAGGTCTACTGCAAGGCCGATGTCGCCACGCGCGTCGAACTCGGGGATCGACCGATCCCCTGCCGGGCCGATCCGATCCGCATGCAGGAGGTCCTGGTCAACCTCCTGAAGAACGCGTACGAGGCGACGTCGAAAGGCGCCGTGCGGGTGCGAACGGAGGAGCAGAGGGACTTCCTCGCCGTCGTCGTCTCCGACACCGGGACGGGCATGCCCCCGGACGTACAGAAGCGCATCTTCGAACCGTTCTTTACGACGAAGAAGAAGGGGGAAGGCACGGGCCTCGGCCTCGCGCTGAGCAAGAACTTCGTCGTCGCTCACGGCGGAGATATCGTCGTCACGTCGGAGGAAGGAAGAGGCTCGGCGTTCACGGTCCTGCTCCCGCGGAATCTCGAGGCCGTGTCGTCCGCAGAGGCGCCCCGCCCCGAAGATGCCGAGGGACGAGAGCCACCACCGCGCGAGCCCGCGCGGGTCGATGTGTCGCCGGACCCCCCTTAG